A part of Bacteroidota bacterium genomic DNA contains:
- a CDS encoding DUF4956 domain-containing protein has product MLQYFEGLTVSPLTLGDFVANVFVASLCGLIHIAFYRAAYRGPGYSASFLNSLVLLAMITAVVIMVIGDSLARAFGLVGAMSIIRFRTAVKEVMDIVHIFLALAIGMTAGVGLSAAAFAGTIILGTGYYLLVNFNVLSSSRKQFIVQFTYQPQHGDQNGKEPPYLAMLHEHSRQNSLMNVRSVGENGELEVSYYVKPKNDAGAAELLRGLKSVSGVRSGVLSPR; this is encoded by the coding sequence ATGCTGCAATATTTCGAAGGTCTTACCGTTTCACCCCTTACGCTCGGTGACTTTGTTGCCAACGTGTTTGTAGCAAGTTTGTGCGGACTTATTCACATTGCGTTTTACCGTGCGGCGTACCGCGGGCCGGGGTATTCGGCGAGCTTTCTGAACTCGCTTGTTCTTCTCGCGATGATTACGGCTGTTGTGATTATGGTTATCGGCGACAGCCTTGCCCGCGCATTCGGCCTTGTCGGCGCAATGTCGATTATCAGGTTCCGGACAGCTGTAAAAGAAGTGATGGATATTGTGCATATTTTTCTCGCTCTCGCCATCGGAATGACGGCAGGCGTGGGATTGTCTGCCGCCGCGTTTGCAGGGACGATCATTCTCGGCACCGGCTACTACCTGCTCGTGAATTTCAATGTTCTCTCTTCTTCCCGGAAACAATTCATCGTACAGTTCACCTATCAGCCGCAGCACGGCGATCAAAACGGCAAGGAGCCACCCTATCTGGCGATGTTGCATGAACACTCCCGGCAAAACTCCCTGATGAATGTGAGATCGGTAGGAGAGAACGGGGAATTGGAGGTTTCGTATTACGTCAAGCCGAAAAACGACGCCGGCGCCGCAGAATTACTGCGCGGACTAAAATCCGTCAGCGGCGTTCGTTCAGGAGTTTTGTCTCCACGATGA
- a CDS encoding polyphosphate polymerase domain-containing protein yields the protein MRFEYKYVVPMERLDALRRDIIPYTTLDAYTLRRKDHQYTVRSIYFDTSRLAAYREKLEGIKNRKKLRVRSYNIAAEDAMVFLEIKTKVEQRGMKYRSALSANDLPAFLQTKCPEEYMLDLPNRSLALDNARRFLFHYVRSAMRPVVLVTYEREAFQGQFDPNLRITFDKHLRFQGLPSLDDLYIENGLTHLAPSSFIMELKFGGGFAPWLRAIVRKHGLTRVSVSKYGSCVTASGVAGMMGCAYLIGRSEASLAPDRTEVAA from the coding sequence ATGCGATTTGAATACAAGTACGTCGTTCCGATGGAGCGGCTTGATGCGTTGCGCCGGGATATCATCCCCTACACCACGCTCGACGCCTATACCCTCCGCCGCAAGGATCATCAATACACCGTCAGAAGCATCTACTTCGATACATCCCGGCTTGCCGCTTACCGCGAGAAATTGGAAGGAATAAAAAACCGAAAGAAACTCCGCGTTCGTTCTTATAATATTGCTGCGGAAGATGCGATGGTGTTTCTCGAAATCAAAACCAAAGTCGAGCAGCGGGGAATGAAGTACCGTTCGGCATTGTCTGCAAACGACCTGCCGGCATTTCTGCAAACGAAATGTCCCGAAGAGTACATGCTCGATCTTCCCAACCGAAGCCTCGCTCTGGACAACGCCCGGCGATTTCTTTTTCACTACGTCCGGTCGGCAATGAGGCCGGTGGTTCTCGTCACGTATGAGAGGGAAGCATTTCAGGGACAGTTCGATCCGAATCTGCGAATCACATTCGACAAGCATTTGCGTTTCCAGGGTTTGCCCTCGCTGGACGATTTGTATATTGAAAACGGATTAACGCATCTTGCGCCTTCATCATTCATAATGGAATTAAAATTCGGAGGCGGGTTTGCTCCGTGGCTGCGTGCGATTGTCAGGAAACACGGATTGACTCGCGTCAGTGTATCGAAATACGGGTCGTGCGTTACGGCATCCGGTGTTGCCGGGATGATGGGGTGCGCGTACCTTATCGGCCGGAGCGAAGCATCGCTTGCGCCCGACCGAACGGAGGTGGCTGCCTGA